From the genome of Streptomyces sp. NBC_01116, one region includes:
- a CDS encoding TrmH family RNA methyltransferase, whose amino-acid sequence MAELITVDDPDDPRLSDYIGLTDVELRRRREPAEGLFIAEGEKVIRRARQTGYDMRSMLLSAKWVDVMRDVIDEVPAPVYAVAPELAERVTGYHVHRGALASMQRKPLPDSDELLATARRVVVMESVNDHTNIGAIFRSAAALGMDAVLLSPDCADPLYRRSVKVSMGAVFSVPYARLEAWPKALEGVREAGFRLLALTPDAKATSIDEAAPHRLDRVALMLGAEGDGLSTQALMAADAWVRIPMAHGVDSLNVGAAAAVAFYAVATGRPES is encoded by the coding sequence GTGGCAGAACTCATCACCGTCGACGACCCCGACGACCCGCGGCTGAGCGACTACATCGGCCTGACCGACGTCGAGCTGCGACGACGGCGCGAACCCGCCGAAGGCCTCTTCATCGCCGAGGGCGAGAAGGTGATCCGCCGGGCCCGGCAGACCGGGTACGACATGCGGTCGATGCTGCTCTCGGCCAAGTGGGTCGACGTCATGCGCGACGTCATCGACGAGGTCCCGGCCCCGGTGTACGCCGTCGCCCCCGAACTCGCCGAACGCGTCACCGGCTACCACGTCCACCGCGGCGCGCTCGCCTCCATGCAGCGCAAGCCGCTGCCCGACTCCGACGAACTGCTCGCCACCGCCCGCCGGGTGGTGGTCATGGAATCGGTGAACGACCACACCAACATCGGCGCCATCTTCCGCAGCGCAGCGGCCCTCGGCATGGACGCGGTCCTGCTCTCCCCGGACTGCGCCGACCCGCTCTACCGGCGCTCCGTCAAGGTCTCCATGGGCGCGGTCTTCTCCGTCCCCTACGCCCGCCTCGAAGCCTGGCCCAAGGCGCTGGAAGGGGTACGGGAGGCCGGCTTCCGGCTCCTCGCCCTCACTCCGGACGCCAAGGCCACCAGCATCGACGAGGCGGCCCCGCACCGGCTGGACCGGGTGGCGTTGATGCTCGGAGCGGAGGGCGACGGCCTGTCCACGCAGGCGCTGATGGCCGCCGACGCCTGGGTCCGCATCCCGATGGCGCACGGCGTCGACTCGCTGAACGTGGGCGCGGCGGCCGCCGTCGCCTTCTACGCGGTGGCCACCGGACGCCCGGAGAGCTGA
- the cbiE gene encoding precorrin-6y C5,15-methyltransferase (decarboxylating) subunit CbiE — protein MADRVTVIGWDGSPLTRAAAAALSGATLVAGAAHHLALPEVPPHAERIRLGSVDLAARRIAGHRGSAVVLADGDPGFFGVVRALRDREHGMEVEVVPAVSSVATAFARAGMPWDDAQVVVAHPRTLRRAVNVCRAHHKVAVLTSPGAGPAELALLLDGVHRTFVICEELGTARERVTVLTSDKAADHAWRDPNVVIVIGGGPETTAAGAWIAGRPPAYPQGIRGWALPAEAYRAAGAERMQESGEGEFPGLRAAQLARLGPRTGDLVWDIGSGSGALAVEAARFGAAVLAVDDDPAACARTEAAARAFGVPVQVVRGRAPHILERLPEPDVVRIGGGGVPVARAVIDRRPERIVTHASHRDEAEALGAALTGNGYTVECSLLQSVDLDTEVWTERERSVVFLLSAGRSDLAP, from the coding sequence ATGGCCGACCGGGTCACGGTGATCGGCTGGGACGGCTCGCCACTGACCAGAGCGGCCGCGGCCGCGCTCTCGGGCGCCACGCTCGTCGCCGGCGCCGCCCACCACCTCGCCCTGCCGGAAGTGCCCCCGCACGCCGAACGCATCCGCCTCGGCAGCGTCGACCTCGCCGCCCGCAGGATCGCCGGACACCGCGGCAGCGCCGTGGTCCTCGCCGACGGCGACCCCGGCTTCTTCGGCGTCGTCCGCGCCCTGCGCGACCGCGAACACGGCATGGAGGTCGAGGTCGTCCCCGCCGTCTCCTCCGTGGCCACCGCCTTCGCACGGGCCGGCATGCCCTGGGACGACGCCCAGGTGGTCGTCGCCCACCCCCGCACCCTGCGCCGCGCGGTCAACGTCTGCCGGGCCCACCACAAGGTCGCCGTCCTCACCTCACCTGGCGCCGGACCCGCCGAACTGGCCCTGCTCCTCGACGGCGTCCACCGCACCTTCGTGATCTGCGAGGAACTCGGCACCGCCCGCGAGCGCGTCACCGTCCTCACCTCCGACAAGGCGGCCGACCACGCCTGGCGCGACCCCAACGTCGTCATCGTCATCGGCGGCGGCCCCGAGACCACCGCCGCCGGCGCCTGGATCGCCGGCCGCCCGCCCGCCTACCCCCAGGGCATACGGGGCTGGGCCCTGCCCGCCGAGGCCTACCGGGCCGCCGGGGCCGAGCGGATGCAGGAGTCAGGCGAGGGCGAGTTCCCCGGCCTGCGCGCCGCCCAGCTCGCCCGGCTCGGCCCCCGCACCGGCGACCTGGTCTGGGACATCGGCTCCGGCAGCGGCGCCCTCGCCGTCGAGGCCGCCCGCTTCGGCGCGGCGGTCCTGGCCGTGGACGACGACCCGGCCGCCTGCGCCCGCACCGAGGCCGCCGCCCGCGCCTTCGGCGTCCCCGTCCAGGTGGTCCGCGGCCGCGCCCCGCACATCCTGGAACGCCTGCCCGAACCGGACGTCGTACGGATCGGCGGCGGGGGAGTCCCGGTGGCCCGGGCCGTCATCGACCGGCGACCGGAACGCATCGTCACGCACGCCTCCCACCGGGACGAGGCCGAGGCGCTCGGCGCGGCCCTCACCGGCAACGGCTACACCGTCGAGTGCTCGCTGCTCCAGTCCGTCGACCTGGACACCGAGGTGTGGACCGAGCGCGAGAGGTCCGTCGTGTTCCTGCTCTCCGCGGGGCGTTCGGACCTCGCCCCCTGA
- the cobA gene encoding uroporphyrinogen-III C-methyltransferase: MAEHADHAEHADRADHPAYPVGLRLHGRRVVVVGGGQVAQRRLPQLIATGAVITLVSPSATPSVEAMADAGEIRWERRRYQDGDLADTWYALIASSDTTANDAASAEAERTRTWCVRADDAEAATAWTPATGRSENVTVAVLTTTSQGRDPRHSAAIRDAIVEGLRDGTLAAPHHRTRAPGVALVGGGPGDPDLITVRGRRLLAEADVVIADRLGPRDLLDELPPHVEVIDAAKIPYGRFMAQEAINQALIEHAKAGKSVVRLKGGDPFVFGRGMEEAQALAAEGIPCTVVPGISSTISVPGAAGIPVTHRGVAHEFTVVSGHVAPEDPRSLVDWAAIARLRGTLVLLMAVDKIGAIAAALIAHGKDPATPVALVQEGTTSAQRRVDATLADVGERAVAEDVRPPAVIVIGEVVAVGPHSAPGTGRDGSDGQA, encoded by the coding sequence ATGGCCGAGCACGCAGACCACGCCGAGCACGCCGACCGCGCAGACCACCCCGCGTACCCCGTAGGACTGCGCCTGCACGGCCGCCGCGTCGTCGTCGTCGGTGGCGGACAGGTCGCCCAGCGCAGGCTGCCGCAGCTCATCGCCACCGGGGCCGTCATCACGCTCGTCTCCCCGTCCGCGACGCCCTCCGTCGAGGCGATGGCGGACGCGGGGGAGATCCGCTGGGAGCGCCGCCGTTACCAGGACGGCGACCTCGCCGACACCTGGTACGCCCTGATCGCCTCCTCCGACACCACGGCCAACGACGCCGCCTCCGCCGAGGCCGAGCGCACCCGCACCTGGTGCGTGCGGGCCGACGACGCCGAGGCCGCCACCGCCTGGACCCCGGCCACCGGCCGCAGCGAGAACGTGACGGTCGCCGTCCTCACCACCACCTCCCAGGGCCGCGACCCCCGGCACTCCGCCGCCATCCGCGACGCGATCGTCGAGGGCCTGCGCGACGGCACCCTCGCCGCCCCGCACCACCGCACCCGGGCCCCCGGCGTCGCGCTCGTCGGCGGCGGCCCCGGCGACCCGGACCTGATCACGGTGCGCGGCCGCCGCCTCCTCGCCGAGGCCGACGTGGTCATCGCCGACCGCCTGGGCCCGCGCGACCTGCTCGACGAACTCCCGCCCCACGTCGAGGTGATCGACGCCGCGAAGATCCCGTACGGGCGGTTCATGGCCCAGGAGGCGATCAACCAGGCGCTCATCGAGCACGCCAAGGCGGGCAAGTCCGTCGTGCGGCTCAAGGGCGGCGACCCGTTCGTCTTCGGCCGCGGCATGGAAGAGGCCCAGGCGCTGGCCGCCGAGGGCATCCCCTGCACGGTCGTCCCCGGGATCTCCAGCACCATCTCCGTCCCCGGGGCGGCGGGCATCCCGGTCACCCACCGGGGCGTGGCCCATGAGTTCACCGTGGTCAGCGGCCACGTCGCCCCCGAGGACCCGCGCTCGCTGGTCGACTGGGCGGCCATCGCCCGGCTGCGCGGCACGCTCGTCCTGCTGATGGCGGTCGACAAGATCGGCGCCATCGCCGCCGCCCTGATCGCCCACGGCAAGGACCCGGCCACCCCGGTCGCCCTCGTCCAGGAGGGCACCACCTCCGCCCAGCGCCGGGTCGACGCCACCCTCGCGGACGTCGGCGAGCGCGCGGTCGCCGAGGACGTGCGTCCGCCCGCCGTGATCGTCATCGGCGAGGTCGTCGCGGTCGGCCCGCACTCCGCACCGGGGACCGGCCGGGACGGCTCGGACGGCCAGGCGTGA
- a CDS encoding GNAT family N-acetyltransferase, with amino-acid sequence MLCFYPVLGMELRMTNTFPSISISTDRLVMRPFEMDDIPAYIEMMNDEAVTAWMDGPNPYTQVDAERWVRRIAPAERTAGHGIALAVTEFLTQRLVGSVRLLNTDWRTLATEVRYITAPWARGEGYATESVLAIAQWLFRDQGFERIELRTPADNTASQQVAQKLGCISEGVLRNARIARTRTENGTDGGWTDIRTDLILWGLLPEDLEGVAEQLADAGDYGTYNNWQ; translated from the coding sequence ATGCTGTGCTTTTACCCGGTCCTCGGCATGGAGCTGCGCATGACTAACACCTTTCCGTCCATCTCCATCAGCACGGACAGGTTGGTGATGCGCCCCTTCGAGATGGACGACATCCCCGCGTACATCGAGATGATGAACGACGAGGCTGTCACCGCGTGGATGGACGGGCCGAACCCGTACACCCAGGTCGACGCCGAACGCTGGGTCCGCAGAATCGCTCCCGCGGAGCGCACCGCGGGCCACGGCATCGCCCTCGCCGTCACCGAGTTCCTCACCCAGCGGCTCGTCGGCAGCGTCCGCCTCCTCAACACCGACTGGCGCACCCTGGCCACCGAGGTCCGCTACATCACCGCGCCCTGGGCCCGGGGCGAGGGGTACGCCACCGAATCCGTGCTCGCCATAGCCCAATGGCTCTTCCGCGACCAGGGCTTCGAACGCATCGAACTGCGCACCCCCGCCGACAACACCGCCTCCCAGCAGGTCGCCCAGAAGCTCGGCTGCATCAGCGAGGGAGTCCTGCGCAACGCCCGCATCGCCCGGACCCGGACCGAGAACGGCACCGACGGAGGCTGGACCGACATCCGCACCGACCTGATCCTCTGGGGACTCCTCCCCGAGGACCTCGAAGGGGTCGCGGAACAGCTCGCCGACGCCGGCGACTACGGCACGTACAACAACTGGCAGTAG
- a CDS encoding MetQ/NlpA family ABC transporter substrate-binding protein, with protein sequence MRKNIKITATVASAAALALGLSACGTASDPASKSETGANADTSKALVVAASPTPHADILNFVKKNLAKKEGLNLEVKEFTDYVLPNTATQSGQVDANFFQHKPYLDDFNAKQKTTIVPVVDVHLEPLGLYSKKVKDLKGIKAGQTVAVPNDTTNGGRALQLLAENGLITLKDGVGTSAKLSDITDKKGLEFKELEAATVPRALDDVDAAVINGNYAIEADLKPGKDSLVLEKAEGNPYANFLAVKDGNEKDPRVEKLAKLLNSDEVKKFIEDTYQGAIVPAFGTPATS encoded by the coding sequence GTGCGCAAGAACATCAAGATCACCGCAACCGTCGCTTCCGCCGCCGCCCTCGCCCTGGGCCTGAGCGCCTGCGGCACGGCCTCCGACCCGGCCTCCAAGAGCGAGACCGGTGCGAACGCCGACACCTCCAAGGCCCTGGTCGTCGCCGCGTCCCCGACGCCGCACGCCGACATCCTGAACTTCGTCAAGAAGAACCTGGCGAAGAAGGAGGGCCTCAACCTGGAGGTCAAGGAGTTCACGGACTACGTCCTGCCGAACACCGCCACCCAGAGCGGCCAGGTCGACGCCAACTTCTTCCAGCACAAGCCCTACCTGGACGACTTCAACGCGAAGCAGAAGACCACCATCGTGCCCGTGGTCGACGTCCACCTGGAGCCGCTGGGCCTCTACTCCAAGAAGGTCAAGGACCTCAAGGGCATCAAGGCCGGCCAGACCGTCGCCGTCCCCAACGACACCACCAACGGCGGCCGCGCCCTCCAACTGCTCGCCGAGAACGGCCTGATCACCCTCAAGGACGGCGTCGGCACCAGCGCCAAGCTGAGCGACATCACCGACAAGAAGGGCCTGGAGTTCAAGGAGCTGGAGGCCGCCACCGTGCCCCGCGCGCTGGACGACGTGGACGCCGCCGTCATCAACGGCAACTACGCCATCGAGGCCGACCTGAAGCCCGGCAAGGACTCCCTGGTCCTGGAGAAGGCCGAGGGCAACCCGTACGCCAACTTCCTGGCGGTCAAGGACGGCAACGAGAAGGACCCGCGCGTCGAGAAGCTCGCGAAGCTCCTCAACTCCGACGAGGTCAAGAAGTTCATCGAGGACACCTACCAGGGTGCGATCGTCCCGGCCTTCGGGACCCCCGCCACCTCCTGA
- the cobT gene encoding nicotinate-nucleotide--dimethylbenzimidazole phosphoribosyltransferase has product MTDTGQIPGEGLPENAGMVEQPGIPAPDAYTFLDPSEHTPEDDDLLLMPTSQGAWSDPQAAPAPAQGQPAAQTAVAQPVAHEHGAQPQRQAPAQQGRAAAASAPAETHSTHESGGRDSGSVDLNGVRIPAPAPVGAHAAAAPARRPLHRGPASADPPSYGGTQGGVVRSLADRGPAGATRTAAPARHAGPPTPGPEHVDVPAVDPSTLPGPQLGEIPPQAGAPWGAQPPQPEPEQVVAEPAPAEQAQQPEQVQAVEAEQPVAEQPVVEQPVAEQPVAEQPVVEQPVAEQPVVEQPVAEQPVVEQPVAEQPVVEQPVGEPEVVEQTVAEEPVRATPPVQAVQQAEPVAVPAPAAVSVPPIEQPEQPQPTAGAQPEQPPQALPAETVVPVTTAAEMPPAGPVVVPEDQAARPEALTEAPAQAPADEVAAPAPEPEASEPVEAQHAAVVAPEPEAPAVPMETASPGPQPPAQDAPVVEPVVQPGPVTQPEQEQPVEPAPESAPAAAVAGSPEAVPAPEAAVVPHAVPAPEAVVAPEAVGAEPVAEPLAPGPVQPEPVAAEPAEPVAPVESPEPVTAEAEGAEAQEPTAQQLPATEQEAAPTPAPEPTAEPRVETAAEAADPVAPEAEDGTGPEVIETPELPEPLEHDQQAQAAEQQAQAGASQPVEAPQQPEAAQPLEGPTEPAQPTEQAASTEQAASTEQAASTEQAEQAEPFTPPAPGYDDAEREAVLRVMRERRDIRNGFRSDPIPHEVLLRVLEAAHTAPSVGHSQPWDFVVIRSAETRRSMHELAQTQRDAYAKSLPKGRAKQFKELKIEAILDTPVNIVVTADPTRGGRHTLGRHTQPQMAPYSSALAVENLWLAARAEGLGVGWVSFFDEREMVRALGLPEHLEVVAYLCVGYVDEFPEEPELMQAGWSKRRPLSWVVHEETYGRRALPGAEPHDLLQETISAIRPLDAKALGEAWERQKRMTKPAGALGMLEIISAQLSGLSRMCPPPIPEPAAVAIFAGDHGVHAQGVTAWPQEVTAQMVANFLGGGAVCNAFAAQVGAEVCVVDVGVATDLPATPGLLPRKVRAGTADFTTGPALSREEVLAAIEVGIETARDLVAAGNKALLTGEMGIANTTASAALICVYTGADASEVTGRGTGINDEMHARKVDVVRRALDLHQPDPADPIGVLAAVGGLEHAAMAGFLLGGASLRTPVILDGVSAGAAALVARAIAPEALAACIAGHRSAEPGHVAALNKLGLRPLVDLDLRLGEGTGALLALPIVQSAARAMHEVATFDSAGVTEK; this is encoded by the coding sequence ATGACTGACACCGGCCAGATCCCGGGCGAGGGACTGCCGGAGAACGCAGGCATGGTGGAGCAGCCGGGCATCCCCGCCCCGGACGCGTACACCTTCCTCGACCCCTCCGAGCACACTCCCGAGGACGACGACCTTCTGCTGATGCCGACCTCCCAGGGCGCCTGGAGCGACCCGCAGGCCGCCCCGGCCCCCGCGCAGGGCCAGCCCGCCGCACAGACCGCGGTGGCGCAGCCCGTCGCCCACGAGCACGGCGCGCAGCCCCAGCGGCAGGCCCCCGCGCAGCAGGGCCGGGCGGCTGCCGCCTCCGCGCCCGCCGAGACGCACAGCACCCATGAGTCCGGTGGCCGCGACTCCGGCTCCGTGGACCTCAACGGCGTACGCATTCCCGCGCCCGCACCGGTCGGTGCGCACGCCGCGGCCGCCCCCGCCCGCCGCCCGCTGCACCGGGGCCCCGCCTCCGCCGATCCCCCGTCGTACGGCGGTACGCAGGGCGGCGTCGTGCGCTCACTGGCCGACCGGGGTCCCGCCGGAGCCACCCGGACCGCCGCTCCCGCACGCCACGCCGGCCCGCCGACGCCCGGCCCCGAGCACGTCGACGTCCCGGCCGTGGACCCCTCGACGCTGCCCGGCCCGCAGCTGGGCGAGATTCCGCCGCAGGCCGGCGCCCCGTGGGGGGCGCAGCCGCCGCAGCCGGAGCCGGAGCAGGTCGTCGCGGAGCCGGCGCCGGCGGAGCAGGCCCAGCAGCCGGAGCAGGTTCAGGCCGTCGAGGCCGAGCAGCCGGTGGCCGAGCAGCCGGTGGTCGAGCAGCCGGTGGCTGAGCAGCCGGTGGCTGAGCAGCCGGTGGTCGAGCAGCCGGTGGCTGAGCAGCCGGTGGTCGAGCAGCCGGTGGCTGAGCAGCCGGTGGTCGAGCAGCCGGTGGCTGAGCAGCCGGTGGTCGAGCAGCCGGTGGGCGAGCCCGAGGTGGTCGAGCAGACCGTGGCCGAGGAGCCGGTTCGGGCGACTCCGCCGGTTCAGGCGGTTCAGCAGGCAGAGCCGGTGGCCGTGCCCGCCCCGGCGGCGGTTTCGGTGCCCCCGATCGAGCAGCCGGAGCAGCCCCAGCCCACTGCCGGTGCGCAGCCCGAGCAGCCCCCGCAGGCCCTCCCGGCAGAAACGGTCGTTCCCGTGACGACCGCCGCGGAGATGCCCCCGGCCGGTCCTGTCGTCGTACCGGAGGATCAGGCGGCCCGGCCGGAGGCGCTGACGGAAGCACCCGCCCAGGCCCCGGCCGATGAGGTGGCCGCGCCCGCGCCCGAGCCCGAGGCGTCGGAACCGGTGGAGGCGCAGCACGCTGCCGTCGTGGCCCCGGAGCCCGAGGCGCCGGCCGTCCCGATGGAGACCGCGTCCCCCGGACCTCAGCCCCCGGCACAGGACGCGCCTGTCGTGGAGCCCGTGGTGCAGCCCGGGCCGGTGACACAGCCCGAGCAGGAGCAGCCCGTCGAACCGGCCCCCGAGTCCGCCCCGGCGGCAGCGGTTGCCGGGAGCCCGGAAGCCGTCCCCGCTCCGGAAGCCGCTGTGGTTCCGCACGCGGTCCCCGCTCCGGAAGCCGTCGTGGCTCCGGAGGCGGTAGGGGCGGAGCCGGTGGCCGAGCCGCTCGCACCCGGGCCCGTGCAGCCCGAGCCCGTCGCCGCGGAACCGGCCGAGCCCGTGGCGCCCGTGGAGTCCCCCGAGCCCGTGACGGCGGAAGCGGAGGGCGCGGAGGCGCAGGAGCCGACGGCTCAGCAGCTTCCCGCGACGGAGCAGGAAGCTGCCCCGACCCCCGCCCCCGAGCCCACTGCCGAGCCCCGCGTGGAAACGGCGGCCGAAGCGGCCGACCCGGTCGCGCCGGAAGCCGAGGACGGCACCGGCCCCGAGGTCATCGAGACTCCGGAACTCCCGGAACCGCTGGAGCACGACCAGCAGGCGCAGGCAGCCGAGCAGCAGGCACAGGCCGGGGCGTCGCAGCCGGTCGAGGCGCCGCAGCAGCCTGAGGCGGCACAGCCGCTCGAAGGGCCCACCGAGCCCGCGCAACCCACCGAACAGGCCGCATCCACCGAACAGGCCGCATCCACCGAACAGGCCGCATCGACAGAACAGGCCGAACAGGCCGAACCGTTCACTCCGCCCGCCCCCGGTTACGACGACGCCGAGCGGGAAGCGGTCCTGCGGGTCATGCGCGAGCGCCGGGACATCCGCAACGGCTTCCGCAGCGACCCGATTCCGCACGAGGTCCTGCTCCGGGTGCTGGAGGCGGCGCACACCGCTCCGAGCGTCGGCCACTCGCAGCCGTGGGACTTCGTCGTCATCCGCTCCGCGGAGACCCGTCGCTCCATGCACGAACTGGCCCAGACCCAGCGCGACGCCTACGCCAAGTCGCTGCCCAAGGGCCGGGCGAAGCAGTTCAAGGAACTGAAGATCGAGGCGATCCTCGACACCCCGGTCAACATCGTCGTGACCGCCGACCCCACCCGCGGCGGTCGTCACACCCTCGGCCGGCACACCCAGCCGCAGATGGCGCCGTACTCCTCGGCCCTCGCCGTCGAGAACCTCTGGCTCGCCGCGCGCGCCGAGGGCCTCGGCGTCGGCTGGGTCAGCTTCTTCGACGAGCGGGAGATGGTCCGCGCGCTCGGCCTCCCCGAGCACCTGGAGGTCGTGGCCTACCTGTGCGTCGGCTACGTCGACGAGTTCCCCGAGGAGCCCGAGCTGATGCAGGCGGGCTGGTCCAAGCGCCGCCCGCTGTCCTGGGTCGTCCACGAGGAGACGTACGGCCGCCGCGCGCTGCCCGGCGCCGAGCCGCACGACCTGCTCCAGGAGACGATCTCCGCGATCCGCCCGCTGGACGCCAAGGCGCTCGGCGAGGCGTGGGAACGCCAGAAGCGGATGACGAAGCCCGCCGGCGCGCTCGGAATGCTGGAGATCATCTCCGCACAGCTGTCCGGGCTCTCCCGGATGTGCCCGCCGCCGATCCCGGAGCCCGCGGCCGTCGCGATCTTCGCCGGCGACCACGGGGTGCACGCCCAGGGCGTGACCGCCTGGCCGCAGGAGGTCACCGCCCAGATGGTGGCGAACTTCCTGGGCGGCGGAGCCGTCTGCAACGCCTTCGCGGCCCAGGTCGGCGCGGAGGTCTGTGTCGTGGACGTGGGCGTGGCCACGGACCTGCCGGCGACCCCGGGTCTGCTGCCCCGCAAGGTACGCGCGGGAACGGCGGACTTCACGACGGGTCCCGCGCTCTCCCGGGAAGAGGTCCTCGCGGCGATCGAGGTGGGCATCGAGACCGCCCGTGACCTGGTGGCGGCAGGCAACAAGGCCCTGCTCACCGGCGAGATGGGCATCGCCAACACCACCGCGTCGGCCGCCCTGATCTGCGTGTACACGGGGGCCGACGCCTCCGAGGTGACCGGTCGGGGGACCGGCATCAACGACGAGATGCACGCCCGCAAGGTCGACGTCGTCCGCCGCGCCCTCGACCTGCACCAGCCGGACCCGGCCGACCCGATCGGTGTGCTCGCGGCGGTCGGCGGCCTGGAGCACGCGGCGATGGCCGGCTTCCTCCTGGGCGGCGCCTCCCTGCGTACGCCGGTGATCCTGGACGGCGTGAGCGCGGGCGCGGCGGCCCTGGTGGCCCGCGCCATCGCCCCCGAGGCACTGGCCGCCTGCATCGCCGGCCACCGCAGCGCGGAGCCCGGCCACGTGGCCGCGCTCAACAAGCTGGGCCTGCGCCCGCTGGTCGACCTCGACCTGCGGCTGGGCGAGGGCACCGGCGCGCTGCTGGCGCTCCCGATCGTGCAGAGCGCGGCCCGCGCGATGCACGAGGTGGCGACGTTCGACTCGGCGGGCGTGACGGAGAAGTAG
- a CDS encoding methionine ABC transporter permease, with protein MTWSEMQPLLAQGTVDTLYMVLWSALVTVVGGLPLGVLLVLTDQGGLLQNTVVNKVVGVIVNIGRSLPFIILLIALIPFTTWVVGTFIGPTAMIVPLAVGAIPFFARLVETAIREVDHGLVEAVQSMGGSIPTIVRKVLLPQALPSIVSGVTTTLIVLIGYSAMAGAVGGEGLGSQAITNGFQRFDNRFMLVTVALLVVIVTVIQVIGDIAVRLLARRGRTAS; from the coding sequence GTGACCTGGTCCGAAATGCAGCCCCTGCTGGCCCAGGGCACCGTCGACACCCTCTACATGGTGCTGTGGTCCGCGCTGGTCACCGTCGTCGGCGGACTGCCGCTCGGCGTGCTGCTGGTCCTCACCGACCAGGGCGGACTGCTGCAGAACACCGTGGTGAACAAGGTCGTCGGCGTGATCGTGAACATCGGCCGCTCCCTGCCGTTCATCATCCTGCTGATCGCCCTGATCCCCTTCACCACCTGGGTCGTCGGCACCTTCATCGGTCCCACCGCGATGATCGTGCCGCTCGCCGTCGGAGCCATCCCGTTCTTCGCCCGGCTCGTCGAGACGGCGATCCGCGAGGTCGACCACGGACTCGTCGAGGCGGTGCAGTCGATGGGCGGCTCCATCCCCACGATCGTCCGCAAGGTGCTCCTCCCGCAGGCCCTGCCCTCGATCGTCTCGGGTGTCACCACCACCCTCATCGTGCTCATCGGCTACTCCGCGATGGCCGGAGCGGTCGGCGGCGAAGGGCTCGGCTCGCAGGCCATCACCAACGGATTCCAGCGCTTCGACAACCGTTTCATGCTGGTCACCGTCGCGCTGCTGGTCGTCATCGTCACCGTGATCCAGGTGATCGGCGACATCGCCGTCCGGCTGCTGGCCCGCCGCGGCCGCACCGCCTCCTGA
- a CDS encoding methionine ABC transporter ATP-binding protein yields MITTTGLTKVYQSRDREVTALDGVDLHVREGEVYGVIGQSGAGKSSLIRCVNLLERPTSGTVTVAGQDLTALAGRGRRAGAELRRARTRIGMVFQHFNLLDSRTVLDNVELPLEILNLSGQERTRKARELLDLVGLADKAKAYPGQLSGGQKQRVGIARALAGDPQVLLSDEATSALDPETTRSILQLLRDLNQQLGLTVLLITHEMDVVKTICDSAALMRRGRIVESGTVAELLATPGSELAHELFPVGGTASGPDRTVVDVTFQGESASQPVISQLSRTYNIDISILGAAMDTVGGRQIGRMRIELPGRFEENVVPIGFLREQGLQAEVVEGGSGRTSRAATAEADGTAATVVPGQQASVALTKEAVK; encoded by the coding sequence GTGATCACCACGACGGGCCTCACGAAGGTCTACCAGTCGCGCGACCGTGAGGTCACCGCACTCGACGGCGTCGACCTGCACGTCCGCGAAGGCGAGGTGTACGGCGTCATCGGACAGAGCGGCGCCGGAAAGTCCTCCCTCATCCGCTGCGTCAACCTCCTGGAACGCCCCACCTCCGGAACCGTGACGGTGGCCGGCCAGGACCTCACCGCCCTCGCCGGCCGCGGCCGGCGGGCCGGCGCCGAGCTCCGCCGGGCCCGCACCCGCATCGGCATGGTCTTCCAGCACTTCAACCTGCTGGACTCCCGCACCGTGCTGGACAACGTGGAGCTGCCGCTGGAGATCCTCAACCTCTCCGGCCAGGAGCGCACCCGCAAGGCCAGGGAACTCCTCGACCTGGTCGGCCTCGCCGACAAGGCGAAGGCCTACCCCGGTCAGCTCTCCGGAGGTCAGAAGCAGCGCGTGGGCATCGCCCGCGCCCTGGCGGGCGACCCCCAGGTGCTGCTCTCGGACGAGGCGACCTCCGCACTCGACCCCGAGACCACCCGCTCCATCCTCCAGCTGCTGCGCGACCTCAACCAGCAGCTCGGCCTGACCGTCCTGCTCATCACGCACGAGATGGACGTCGTCAAGACCATCTGCGACTCCGCGGCGCTCATGCGGCGCGGCCGGATCGTCGAGTCGGGGACCGTCGCGGAACTCCTCGCCACCCCCGGCTCCGAACTGGCCCACGAGCTGTTCCCGGTCGGCGGGACCGCCTCCGGCCCCGACCGCACGGTCGTCGATGTCACCTTCCAGGGGGAATCGGCGTCCCAGCCGGTCATCTCCCAGCTCTCGCGTACGTACAACATCGACATCTCGATCCTCGGCGCCGCGATGGACACCGTCGGAGGCAGGCAGATCGGCCGGATGCGCATCGAGCTGCCCGGCCGCTTCGAGGAGAACGTCGTGCCCATCGGGTTCCTGCGCGAGCAGGGCCTCCAGGCCGAGGTCGTCGAGGGCGGGTCCGGACGGACGTCCCGTGCCGCGACCGCCGAGGCCGACGGGACCGCCGCCACCGTCGTTCCGGGGCAGCAGGCGTCCGTCGCGCTCACCAAGGAGGCCGTCAAGTGA